A stretch of Natronococcus sp. CG52 DNA encodes these proteins:
- the hypF gene encoding carbamoyltransferase HypF, whose protein sequence is MERATVRVTGVVQSVGFRPFVYRRAVDRDLRGTVRNLGDAGVRIELEGPSDGVDALLADLREDAPPLARVETVRVDRERVADTAYETFEIVDSAGSDGDGGGTIPPDTAICEACLEDVRDPDSRYHDYWAASCVDCGPRFTVVESLPYDRPTTSMAAFPMCDACREEYEEPTDRRYHAQTIACPRCGPRLRYGRVYDDAAVPVGEDADGERDPFPDALEEPTDGRTAIERAAEALGRGETVVLKGIGGAHLACDATDAAAVSRLRERTGRPEKPFAVMAPDADAVRSFAALSEREREVLESPRRPILLLEQNRFAAGSTGTDLAADVAPGLHTVGAMLPYSGLHYLLFDEIDAPLVMTSANLPGTPMLTDNGPLVDGLAAVADGFCLHDRRIVARCDDSLARVVDGERRLVRRSRGFAPIPVPLENVPSTPVLGTGPELDATAGVLHEGECYLTQYLGDVDDLETLASFEDAVDHLLDVTGLDYPPIVAHDAHPEFNTTDYARRLVADGLTERSVAVQHHHAHAASVLAERDLERAVALTLDGVGYGSDGTVWGGEVLDASLSDFERVGGLDPVPMPGGDRATRYPGRMVAGLLYAHDPDRVTRLLDHHGVPFPDGDEERDLVRQQLETDVNVPLTSSAGRFLDAVAALLGVCDERRYEGEPAMKLEALAADGRPVDVDVPTAHGDGRPVVDTPALFAELVDLLESGRSEERVAATAQDALARGLADLAVDAATERNRAAVALTGGVAYNDHVATRIREEVTDAGLAFLGNERIPPGDGGIAYGQMAVAAARVARGEVDP, encoded by the coding sequence ATGGAGCGCGCGACCGTTCGCGTGACCGGCGTCGTTCAGAGCGTGGGCTTTCGGCCGTTCGTCTACCGGCGCGCGGTCGACCGCGACCTGCGGGGAACGGTCCGCAACCTCGGCGACGCCGGCGTCCGCATCGAACTCGAGGGACCGAGCGACGGCGTCGACGCGCTGCTCGCGGACCTGCGGGAGGACGCGCCGCCGCTCGCTCGAGTGGAAACCGTCCGCGTCGATCGAGAACGAGTCGCCGACACCGCCTACGAGACCTTCGAGATCGTCGACTCCGCCGGAAGCGACGGCGACGGCGGCGGGACGATCCCGCCGGACACGGCGATCTGCGAGGCGTGTCTCGAGGACGTTCGCGACCCCGATTCCCGATACCACGACTACTGGGCGGCCTCCTGCGTCGACTGCGGGCCGCGCTTTACCGTCGTCGAGTCGCTGCCGTACGACCGACCGACGACCTCGATGGCCGCGTTTCCCATGTGCGACGCCTGCCGCGAGGAGTACGAGGAGCCGACCGACCGCCGCTACCACGCGCAGACGATCGCGTGTCCGCGCTGCGGGCCGCGGCTGCGGTACGGTCGGGTGTACGACGATGCCGCCGTTCCCGTCGGGGAAGACGCGGACGGGGAGCGCGATCCGTTCCCCGACGCGCTCGAGGAGCCGACGGACGGACGGACGGCGATCGAACGCGCCGCCGAGGCGCTCGGACGCGGCGAGACGGTCGTGCTGAAGGGAATCGGCGGCGCACACCTCGCCTGCGACGCGACCGACGCCGCGGCCGTCTCGCGGCTCCGCGAGCGGACCGGTCGCCCCGAGAAGCCGTTCGCCGTTATGGCACCGGACGCCGACGCGGTCCGGTCCTTCGCCGCCCTCTCGGAGCGCGAGCGGGAGGTACTCGAGTCCCCACGGCGGCCGATCCTCTTGCTCGAGCAAAATCGGTTCGCCGCGGGATCGACCGGCACCGATCTCGCGGCCGACGTCGCACCCGGACTTCACACCGTCGGCGCGATGCTTCCCTACTCGGGGCTCCACTACCTCCTGTTCGACGAGATCGACGCACCGCTGGTGATGACGTCCGCCAACCTCCCGGGGACGCCGATGCTGACCGACAACGGACCGCTGGTCGATGGCCTCGCGGCCGTCGCCGACGGCTTCTGCCTCCACGACCGGCGCATCGTCGCTCGCTGTGACGACTCCCTCGCGCGAGTCGTCGACGGCGAGCGGCGACTCGTCCGCCGCTCGCGGGGATTCGCTCCGATTCCGGTCCCCCTCGAGAACGTGCCCTCGACGCCCGTCCTCGGAACGGGACCCGAACTCGACGCGACCGCCGGCGTCCTGCACGAGGGCGAGTGTTACCTCACCCAGTACCTCGGCGACGTCGACGACCTCGAGACCCTCGCGTCCTTCGAGGACGCCGTCGATCATCTACTCGACGTCACCGGCCTCGATTACCCACCGATCGTCGCCCACGACGCCCACCCCGAGTTCAACACGACCGACTACGCCCGTCGACTGGTCGCGGACGGCCTTACCGAGCGCAGCGTCGCCGTCCAGCACCATCACGCCCACGCCGCGAGCGTCCTCGCCGAGCGCGACCTCGAGCGCGCCGTCGCGCTCACGCTGGACGGAGTAGGCTACGGTTCGGACGGCACCGTCTGGGGCGGCGAGGTGCTCGACGCTTCCCTGTCCGACTTCGAGCGAGTCGGCGGCCTCGACCCGGTGCCGATGCCGGGCGGCGACCGGGCGACGCGCTACCCCGGTCGGATGGTCGCCGGGCTGCTGTACGCCCACGATCCGGATCGCGTGACCCGACTGCTCGATCACCACGGCGTCCCGTTTCCCGACGGCGACGAGGAGCGCGATCTCGTCCGCCAGCAACTCGAGACCGACGTCAACGTCCCCCTGACGAGCAGCGCCGGGCGATTCCTCGACGCGGTCGCCGCCCTGCTCGGCGTCTGCGACGAACGGCGTTACGAGGGCGAGCCGGCGATGAAGCTCGAGGCGCTCGCGGCCGACGGAAGGCCGGTCGACGTCGACGTCCCGACCGCGCACGGAGACGGGCGACCCGTGGTCGACACCCCGGCGCTCTTCGCCGAACTCGTCGACCTGCTCGAGTCGGGACGCTCCGAGGAACGCGTCGCGGCCACCGCCCAGGACGCGCTGGCTCGCGGACTCGCCGATCTCGCCGTCGACGCGGCGACCGAGCGGAATCGAGCGGCGGTCGCGCTGACCGGCGGCGTGGCGTACAACGATCACGTCGCGACGCGAATTCGCGAGGAGGTTACCGACGCGGGGCTCGCGTTCCTCGGCAACGAGCGCATCCCGCCGGGTGACGGCGGGATCGCCTACGGTCAGATGGCGGTCGCAGCGGCTCGGGTCGCTCGAGGTGAGGTCGACCCGTGA
- a CDS encoding HypC/HybG/HupF family hydrogenase formation chaperone produces the protein MCLGVPGEVKSVDGLRATVDFWGVRKEVRLDTVDAPVEPGDYILNHVGFAIRRIPDGEIDETMALYESFVDGDPDDMLREDVVDEIEAGGSVPASAAGIAPDDAEEPADAEDAEDLLEELDIDV, from the coding sequence ATGTGTCTCGGAGTGCCCGGCGAGGTGAAATCCGTCGACGGATTACGGGCGACCGTCGACTTCTGGGGAGTGCGAAAGGAGGTGCGACTCGATACGGTCGACGCACCGGTCGAACCGGGCGACTACATCCTGAACCACGTCGGCTTCGCCATTCGCCGCATCCCGGACGGCGAGATCGACGAGACGATGGCGCTGTACGAGTCGTTCGTGGACGGCGACCCCGACGACATGCTGCGGGAGGACGTCGTCGACGAGATCGAAGCCGGCGGTAGCGTCCCGGCGAGCGCCGCCGGTATCGCGCCGGACGACGCCGAAGAGCCGGCCGACGCGGAGGACGCCGAAGATCTGCTCGAGGAGCTGGATATCGATGTCTGA
- the hypD gene encoding hydrogenase formation protein HypD — translation MSETPPGGPTGGLPTGDGENALEFRDPEKARAIADTLAEIGEELEDPPATVMHVCGSHEQSIAKFGIRSMLPDTVRLIMGPGCPVCITDMPEVDEAVALAESGVTVATYGDMLKVPGTSKSLDDARAAGADVRIIYSAGDVVEIAEEEDGEVVFFATGFETTAAPTAAVVLSDPPPNLSILSAHKYVPPAMEIVAEMPDTDIQGYLAAGNAAIITGSGIFEELAERHELPVVVGGFEPLDILAGVTRLVEMIRDGEAGVENAYPRCVTREGNEPAQEQLWEVFEGVSGQWRGIADIPDANLVLRGEYAEYDARERFEIDTASLADAGATGLADDCICGDIMSGTAEPTDCEMFGEECTPDDPVGACMVSSEGTCKIWHEYGGRPDI, via the coding sequence ATGTCTGAAACGCCGCCGGGCGGCCCGACGGGCGGCCTACCGACCGGCGACGGCGAGAACGCGCTCGAGTTCCGCGACCCCGAGAAGGCGCGAGCGATCGCCGACACGCTCGCGGAGATCGGCGAGGAACTCGAGGATCCGCCGGCGACCGTCATGCACGTCTGCGGCAGCCACGAGCAGTCGATCGCCAAGTTCGGGATCCGTAGCATGCTGCCCGACACGGTGCGGCTCATCATGGGGCCCGGCTGTCCGGTCTGTATCACCGACATGCCGGAGGTCGACGAGGCGGTGGCGCTCGCCGAGTCGGGCGTTACGGTCGCGACGTACGGCGACATGCTGAAGGTTCCGGGGACGTCGAAGTCGCTCGACGACGCTCGAGCCGCGGGCGCCGACGTCCGCATCATCTACAGCGCCGGCGACGTCGTGGAGATCGCCGAGGAAGAGGACGGAGAGGTGGTCTTCTTCGCGACCGGGTTCGAGACGACGGCCGCGCCGACCGCGGCGGTCGTGCTGTCCGATCCGCCGCCGAACCTGTCGATCCTCTCCGCACACAAGTACGTCCCGCCGGCGATGGAGATCGTCGCGGAGATGCCCGACACCGACATTCAGGGCTATCTCGCGGCGGGTAACGCTGCGATTATCACCGGTTCCGGAATCTTCGAGGAGCTGGCCGAGCGCCACGAACTCCCGGTCGTTGTCGGCGGCTTCGAACCGCTCGACATCCTCGCCGGCGTTACCAGGCTCGTCGAGATGATCCGCGACGGTGAGGCGGGCGTCGAGAACGCCTATCCCCGGTGTGTAACTCGAGAGGGGAACGAACCCGCACAGGAGCAGCTCTGGGAAGTGTTCGAGGGCGTCAGCGGACAGTGGCGCGGTATCGCCGACATTCCCGACGCCAACCTCGTCCTCCGGGGGGAGTACGCCGAGTACGACGCCCGCGAGCGGTTCGAGATCGACACCGCCTCCCTCGCAGACGCCGGAGCGACGGGACTCGCCGACGACTGCATCTGCGGGGACATCATGTCCGGAACGGCCGAGCCGACCGATTGCGAGATGTTCGGCGAGGAGTGTACCCCGGACGACCCCGTCGGCGCCTGCATGGTGAGCAGTGAGGGTACCTGCAAGATCTGGCACGAGTACGGAGGGCGACCCGACATATGA
- the hypE gene encoding hydrogenase expression/formation protein HypE, which translates to MSGTTDPSAADDERRVELKHGAGGTATRDLVTETLAADFADPDDALVGLAEMDDGAVVPVGDASVVVTTDTHVIDPPFFPGGDIGRLAVSGTVNDLAVMGATDVRALTSAVVVEANYPIANLERIADSMASTCEEADASVVTGDTKVMGNGELDGVVINTTGIGVADHVVSDAGLSPNDVLIVTDSVGEHGISLLAEREGIEFGSDLESDVKPLNDLLAVALETAGADVTAMKDPTRMGLAGALNEMAAKGDVGLEIREERVPVTSDVKGTGEMLGLDPFQIANEGVAVLGVAPTVAEDVLAALRDHPKGRNAAAIGKVIDDHRGRVVLDTGMGDRYLREPSSEPAPRIC; encoded by the coding sequence ATGAGCGGCACCACGGATCCGTCGGCGGCCGACGACGAGCGACGCGTCGAACTCAAACACGGCGCCGGCGGGACGGCGACGCGGGACCTCGTCACCGAGACGCTCGCCGCGGATTTCGCGGACCCGGACGACGCGCTCGTCGGTCTCGCCGAGATGGACGACGGCGCGGTCGTGCCGGTTGGCGACGCGAGCGTCGTGGTGACGACCGATACCCACGTGATCGATCCGCCCTTTTTTCCCGGCGGCGATATCGGCCGACTCGCCGTCTCCGGGACGGTCAACGACCTCGCGGTGATGGGGGCGACGGACGTCCGGGCGCTCACGAGCGCGGTCGTCGTCGAGGCGAACTATCCGATCGCGAACTTAGAGCGAATCGCCGACTCGATGGCGTCGACCTGCGAGGAGGCCGACGCGTCGGTCGTCACCGGCGACACGAAGGTGATGGGAAACGGCGAACTCGACGGCGTCGTGATCAACACGACCGGAATCGGCGTCGCGGACCACGTCGTCTCCGACGCCGGCCTCTCGCCGAACGACGTGCTCATCGTCACCGACTCCGTCGGCGAACACGGCATCTCGCTGCTGGCCGAGCGCGAGGGCATCGAGTTCGGGAGCGACCTCGAGTCGGACGTCAAACCGCTGAACGACCTGCTCGCGGTCGCGCTCGAGACCGCCGGCGCGGACGTGACCGCGATGAAGGATCCGACGCGGATGGGACTGGCCGGCGCGTTGAACGAGATGGCCGCGAAGGGAGACGTCGGCCTCGAGATCCGCGAGGAGCGCGTTCCCGTAACCAGCGACGTGAAGGGGACGGGCGAGATGCTCGGGCTCGATCCGTTCCAGATCGCCAACGAGGGCGTGGCCGTACTCGGCGTCGCTCCGACGGTGGCCGAAGACGTGCTCGCCGCGCTGCGGGATCACCCGAAGGGCCGGAACGCGGCGGCGATCGGGAAGGTGATCGACGACCACCGGGGAAGAGTCGTCCTCGACACCGGGATGGGGGACCGCTACCTCCGCGAGCCCTCGAGCGAACCGGCGCCGCGGATCTGTTGA
- the tsaA gene encoding tRNA (N6-threonylcarbamoyladenosine(37)-N6)-methyltransferase TrmO: MTASRPELVPVGVARTPYDSPEDAPHQGFAGDAEATIEIVEPYADALDGIDDCYRLTIVYWADRADRDSLGRDGVGAFAKRTPHRPNPLGICTCLLLDRTGLELRVRGLDALDGSPVVDVKPALQAER; this comes from the coding sequence GTGACAGCTTCCCGTCCAGAACTCGTTCCCGTCGGGGTCGCTCGCACGCCGTACGATTCGCCGGAGGACGCCCCGCACCAGGGCTTCGCCGGCGACGCCGAAGCGACGATCGAGATCGTCGAACCGTACGCGGACGCGCTCGACGGCATCGACGACTGTTACCGGTTGACTATCGTCTACTGGGCCGATCGTGCCGATCGCGATTCGCTCGGCCGGGACGGCGTCGGCGCGTTCGCGAAGCGGACGCCACACCGACCGAACCCGCTCGGGATCTGTACCTGCCTGCTGCTGGATCGAACGGGCCTTGAGCTCCGCGTTCGCGGTCTCGACGCGCTCGACGGCTCGCCGGTAGTGGACGTCAAACCGGCGCTGCAAGCGGAGCGTTGA
- a CDS encoding ABC transporter substrate-binding protein, which translates to MFDSHNSTDGTRPNGTTSDDPRGDAAKRSLASRRRVLSAFGAAGAAALAGCGAPADGGESEADGDADSLRISIILDPGAPLNSYIAMNARWDWLNDLVFDRLFLPSPQVDDSIPGLATEAEQVDETTWRVTLREDVEWHDGEPFTAADVEFSYRFYRDGPHSRHAHHVNQVPEIPTIEAENERTVRFETAYPAPTLRRVTFADLPIMAEHVWSGVEEPLEYQGLPVGTGPYELVEYEEGERLRFEATGDYYLGETVVDEIVVPIVPDPSVTFTALKTGELDSTVRPIPPETLQEFEEDDEIEVVEATQLQGVELRLNFSQLPFRDHEFRWALSRALDIDAIVDVVMLGEAIPGTEGFPHPRSPWTASDLEIPHRPEEARETFDELGYEEGDDGIRESPEGEPLSFELTVASNEPQYVRAAQLIADQLEGFGLDIEVVTTDPGTVRGFFGDLDAFDMYISFTNLHLSADPDQFLMNHRGGPNLLWNVDPDQGLLGDHDVDPEDLEYPAYEELQEEYFEAETLDEQSEVLHEMQRLHNEQPVAIPLWYPLSLQAYRTDSHDAWAESPGLGINHKYSFLEPEARGDVVTETFD; encoded by the coding sequence ATGTTCGACTCACACAACTCTACAGACGGAACGCGACCGAACGGAACGACTTCCGACGATCCGCGAGGCGATGCGGCGAAGCGCTCGCTCGCCTCGCGCCGGCGCGTACTCTCGGCGTTCGGCGCCGCCGGCGCCGCGGCGCTGGCGGGATGTGGAGCCCCAGCCGACGGAGGGGAGTCAGAAGCCGATGGAGACGCTGACAGTCTCCGGATCTCGATCATCCTCGATCCCGGTGCGCCGTTGAACTCGTACATCGCGATGAACGCCAGGTGGGACTGGCTCAACGATCTCGTGTTCGACCGGCTGTTCCTGCCGTCGCCGCAGGTCGACGATTCGATCCCGGGTCTCGCGACCGAAGCCGAGCAGGTCGACGAGACGACGTGGCGGGTAACCCTCCGAGAGGACGTCGAGTGGCACGACGGCGAGCCGTTCACCGCCGCGGACGTCGAGTTCAGCTACCGGTTCTACCGCGACGGCCCGCACTCCCGGCACGCCCACCACGTGAATCAGGTGCCCGAGATTCCGACAATCGAGGCCGAAAACGAGCGAACGGTCCGCTTCGAGACCGCGTATCCCGCGCCGACGCTCCGACGAGTTACCTTCGCCGACCTCCCGATCATGGCCGAGCACGTCTGGTCGGGGGTCGAGGAACCGCTCGAGTACCAGGGGCTGCCCGTCGGCACCGGGCCGTACGAACTCGTCGAGTACGAAGAGGGCGAGCGACTCCGATTCGAGGCCACGGGCGACTACTACCTCGGCGAAACGGTCGTCGACGAGATCGTCGTCCCCATCGTTCCGGATCCGTCCGTAACGTTCACGGCGCTGAAGACGGGCGAACTCGACTCGACGGTGCGACCGATCCCGCCGGAGACGCTCCAGGAGTTCGAGGAAGACGACGAGATCGAGGTCGTGGAGGCGACCCAGCTCCAGGGCGTCGAACTCCGGCTCAACTTCTCGCAGCTACCGTTCCGGGATCACGAGTTCCGGTGGGCGCTGTCGCGAGCGCTCGATATCGACGCGATCGTCGACGTCGTCATGCTCGGTGAGGCGATCCCGGGAACCGAGGGATTCCCCCACCCCCGTTCGCCGTGGACGGCCTCGGACCTGGAAATTCCCCACCGTCCCGAGGAGGCCCGCGAGACGTTCGACGAACTGGGCTACGAGGAAGGCGACGACGGGATCCGCGAGTCGCCCGAGGGCGAGCCGCTCTCCTTCGAGCTGACCGTCGCCTCCAACGAGCCGCAGTACGTCCGCGCCGCCCAGCTGATCGCCGACCAGCTCGAGGGTTTCGGCCTCGACATCGAGGTGGTGACGACCGACCCTGGAACCGTCCGCGGATTCTTCGGCGACCTCGACGCCTTCGACATGTACATCTCCTTTACCAACCTCCACCTCTCGGCGGACCCCGACCAGTTCCTGATGAACCACCGGGGCGGGCCGAACCTCCTGTGGAACGTCGATCCGGATCAGGGACTGCTCGGCGACCACGACGTCGACCCGGAAGATCTCGAGTATCCGGCCTACGAGGAGCTGCAGGAGGAGTACTTCGAGGCCGAGACGCTCGACGAGCAGTCCGAGGTGCTTCACGAGATGCAGCGACTCCACAACGAGCAGCCGGTGGCGATCCCGCTGTGGTATCCGCTGTCGTTGCAGGCCTATCGGACCGACTCTCACGACGCGTGGGCCGAATCTCCGGGGCTCGGGATCAACCACAAGTACTCGTTCCTCGAGCCGGAGGCCCGGGGCGACGTCGTGACCGAAACGTTCGACTGA
- a CDS encoding ABC transporter permease: MRWNPGSFGYRILEYGLTFLIAVAINFALPRLAPGDPLLYLIGPEATELGPEERREVLAVYGLDQPLPVQFWEYLVGVLRGDLGTSVMYGRPVSDVLLARLPWTLLLVGSALLIAVVCGTLLGALSAWHEGDRTDVGLMTAVVFAMSAPGFWVGMLFIAIFAAWLGWFPSYGMRSLEGSATSLGAVRDVIWHLTLPVAALSLTHLGGIYLIARNSVLSTLGEDFLLLSRAKGCSDREILLRHAVPNSLLPVYTRFTLQVGAAIGGAVVIETVFTYPGVGRLIFDAAIARDYPTLQGAFLLLTVTVIGANLVADLTYSRLDPRTNAAREESAP; this comes from the coding sequence ATGCGCTGGAATCCCGGATCGTTCGGCTATCGAATACTCGAGTACGGGCTGACGTTCCTGATCGCGGTAGCGATCAACTTCGCGCTGCCCCGCCTCGCGCCGGGCGACCCTCTGCTGTACCTCATCGGGCCCGAAGCCACGGAGCTCGGCCCCGAGGAGCGCCGGGAGGTGCTCGCGGTGTACGGGCTCGACCAGCCGCTTCCCGTCCAGTTCTGGGAGTACCTCGTCGGCGTCCTCCGTGGGGACCTCGGCACGTCGGTCATGTACGGCCGGCCGGTGAGCGACGTCCTGCTCGCCCGCCTCCCGTGGACGCTGCTGCTCGTCGGATCGGCGCTCCTCATCGCCGTCGTCTGCGGGACGCTGCTCGGGGCGCTCTCCGCGTGGCACGAGGGAGATCGGACCGACGTCGGGCTTATGACCGCCGTCGTCTTCGCGATGTCGGCGCCGGGGTTCTGGGTCGGTATGCTGTTCATCGCGATCTTCGCGGCCTGGCTCGGGTGGTTTCCCTCCTACGGGATGCGGTCGCTCGAGGGTAGCGCGACGTCGCTCGGAGCGGTCCGTGACGTTATCTGGCACCTGACGCTGCCGGTCGCGGCCCTGTCGCTCACGCACCTGGGCGGAATCTACCTCATCGCCCGGAATTCGGTGCTCTCGACGCTCGGCGAGGACTTCCTGTTGCTCTCGCGGGCCAAGGGATGCTCGGATCGGGAGATACTGCTCCGACACGCGGTTCCGAACTCGCTCCTGCCGGTGTACACCCGATTCACCCTTCAGGTCGGCGCTGCGATCGGCGGCGCCGTAGTGATCGAGACCGTCTTCACCTATCCCGGCGTCGGCCGGCTGATCTTCGACGCCGCCATCGCTCGCGATTACCCGACGCTGCAGGGGGCGTTCCTGCTCCTCACCGTCACCGTGATCGGCGCGAATCTGGTCGCCGACCTGACGTACTCGAGACTCGACCCGCGAACGAACGCCGCACGGGAGGAGTCGGCGCCGTGA
- a CDS encoding winged helix-turn-helix transcriptional regulator, protein MSQHGSCDCCSPASVEASTSTDEAVCYCPVDGLIETISKRYALQIVGLLGAHGPMRYGELEEQLGATSSSLLSTRLEELTDEGLIERRSFDEIPPRVEYSLTPRGRELEVRIQPLLEWTAEEG, encoded by the coding sequence ATGTCACAGCACGGGAGCTGCGATTGCTGTTCGCCGGCGTCCGTCGAGGCCTCGACGTCGACCGACGAAGCGGTCTGTTACTGTCCGGTGGACGGCCTCATCGAGACGATCAGCAAGCGGTACGCGCTCCAGATCGTCGGACTGCTGGGCGCGCACGGACCGATGCGCTACGGCGAACTCGAGGAGCAACTCGGCGCGACGAGTTCGTCTCTACTCTCGACCCGGCTCGAGGAACTGACCGACGAGGGGCTGATCGAGCGCCGGAGCTTCGACGAGATCCCGCCGCGCGTCGAGTACTCGCTGACGCCTCGCGGCCGGGAACTCGAGGTGCGCATTCAGCCGCTGCTGGAGTGGACGGCGGAAGAGGGGTGA
- a CDS encoding class I SAM-dependent methyltransferase, giving the protein MSDDRDRWNDRYRENTPSEEAATIVREHADELPGGTALDLACGGGRNAIFLAERGLDVTGVDVSDEALAHARRRADDAGADVDFLRADANEMDLEPEAYDVVVVTYFRTRERLPDLLDALAPGGLLLYEHRLETGEDRRFRVRTNELLHACLDLRIVRYEEPVDVTPDDCTVRLVARRQR; this is encoded by the coding sequence ATGAGCGACGATCGCGACCGCTGGAACGACCGGTACCGGGAGAATACGCCCTCCGAGGAAGCCGCGACGATCGTCCGGGAACACGCCGACGAGCTACCCGGAGGAACCGCCCTCGATCTGGCGTGTGGCGGCGGCCGGAACGCGATCTTCCTCGCGGAGCGCGGACTGGACGTTACGGGCGTCGACGTCTCCGACGAAGCGCTCGCACACGCTCGCCGTCGGGCGGACGACGCCGGCGCCGACGTCGACTTTCTGCGGGCCGACGCGAACGAGATGGATCTCGAACCGGAGGCGTACGACGTCGTCGTCGTCACCTACTTCCGAACGCGGGAGCGCCTTCCGGATCTCCTCGATGCGCTGGCGCCCGGCGGACTGTTGCTCTACGAGCACCGGCTGGAGACGGGTGAGGACCGCCGGTTTCGCGTACGGACGAACGAACTCCTCCACGCGTGTCTCGACCTGCGGATCGTCCGCTACGAGGAACCGGTCGACGTGACTCCGGACGACTGTACGGTGCGCCTGGTCGCTCGTCGGCAACGATGA